The Bacillota bacterium genome has a segment encoding these proteins:
- a CDS encoding FtsW/RodA/SpoVE family cell cycle protein, which produces MSGLRRKTPDLLLLLAVLTLLGLGLIMVASASTIAGLTRIKDHPDPFYFIKRQLLYALVGLGAMVFMMNYDYHRLRRWTIPLALGTPVLLVLVLILGEKTLGAKRWIDLGFFNLQGSEVAKLAMVMVLEDRLQPLIERWDGRLVRAEADNLYAVFPDVTAAVRCAEAMVQTTNEANALLPPADDLFISVGIGYGDLLVVGDDLFGDEMNLASKLGEDLAQRDEILLTPAARAAVTASSWRFDELAFRVSGLELRAYRLVRRPSILRDGMPKIADDFVVRRAVPADGPFVREFVFATLRSYGIEPDPAGLDADVMAFGTAGDRPGGGGGGPPAGPARGGGGPPPRGGGPPQAGRGAAAHRAPSATG; this is translated from the coding sequence TTGTCGGGCTTGCGGCGGAAGACGCCGGATCTGCTGCTCCTCTTGGCCGTCTTGACCCTGCTGGGCCTGGGCCTGATCATGGTGGCCAGCGCGAGTACCATCGCCGGCCTGACCAGGATCAAGGACCATCCCGATCCCTTCTACTTCATCAAGCGTCAGTTGCTCTACGCCCTGGTGGGGCTCGGCGCCATGGTCTTCATGATGAACTACGACTACCACCGGCTCCGGCGCTGGACCATCCCCCTCGCCCTCGGCACCCCCGTCCTGCTCGTCCTGGTCCTGATCCTCGGGGAGAAGACCCTGGGAGCGAAGCGCTGGATCGATTTGGGTTTCTTCAACCTCCAGGGCTCCGAGGTCGCCAAGCTGGCCATGGTCATGGTCCTCGAGGATCGCCTGCAGCCGCTGATCGAGCGTTGGGACGGTCGGCTCGTCCGAGCCGAGGCCGACAACCTCTACGCCGTTTTCCCAGATGTGACCGCTGCGGTGCGCTGTGCCGAGGCGATGGTGCAGACAACGAACGAGGCGAACGCCCTGCTGCCACCGGCGGACGACCTCTTCATCTCGGTGGGCATCGGCTACGGTGACCTGCTGGTGGTAGGGGACGACCTCTTTGGTGACGAGATGAACCTCGCCAGCAAACTGGGAGAGGACCTGGCGCAGCGGGACGAGATTCTGCTCACGCCCGCGGCGCGTGCGGCCGTCACTGCGTCCTCCTGGCGGTTCGACGAGCTCGCGTTCCGGGTGTCGGGCCTCGAGCTGCGCGCCTATCGGCTCGTTCGCCGACCCTCCATCTTGAGAGATGGCATGCCGAAGATCGCCGACGACTTCGTGGTGCGCCGCGCCGTGCCGGCTGATGGCCCGTTCGTGCGCGAGTTTGTGTTCGCGACGCTGCGCTCGTACGGGATCGAGCCGGATCCCGCAGGACTGGACGCGGACGTGATGGCGTTCGGCACTGCCGGCGACCGGCCCGGCGGCGGCGGGGGGGGCCCCCCGGCCGGGCCGGCCCGGGGGGGGGGGGGCCCCCCCCCCCGCGGGGGGGGCCCCCCGCAAGCAGGCCGGGGCGCCGCGGCGCACCGGGCGCCGTCGGCTACTGGTTGA
- the mraY gene encoding phospho-N-acetylmuramoyl-pentapeptide-transferase yields the protein MTAVATWPVWAQAGAAALAAAAVVLLAAPRTAALLSALGSRQQIREDAPARHRAKAGVPTMGGLLIVAAVVVATAVAGGWTARVELGLAGLLGFGAIGFLDDLAKVRRGRNLGLRARERLALQLGLGLLLGGAAAATVGTALQLPGGVAIPLGSAYVVFAALWLAGFTNAVNLTDGLDGLAAGTVAGAMLAQGFLAYLFGHPEMAVFAGAVAGSCLGFLWFNAHPAAVFMGDTVSLALGGALAAVAILSRTTFFLPITGGIFVLEVVSVILQVIVFQTTGKRIFRMSPLHHHFELGGMGEEKVVTRFWLAGIAFGLLALFGAGPAFWG from the coding sequence ATGACCGCGGTGGCGACGTGGCCCGTCTGGGCGCAGGCGGGGGCCGCGGCCCTGGCGGCGGCCGCCGTGGTGCTGCTGGCGGCGCCGCGGACGGCCGCGCTGCTCTCGGCGCTGGGCTCGCGGCAGCAGATCCGCGAGGACGCGCCCGCGCGCCACCGCGCCAAGGCCGGTGTGCCGACCATGGGTGGCCTGCTGATCGTGGCGGCCGTGGTGGTCGCCACCGCGGTCGCGGGCGGGTGGACCGCACGCGTCGAGCTGGGTCTTGCGGGCCTGCTGGGGTTCGGGGCCATCGGCTTCCTCGACGACCTGGCGAAGGTGCGGCGGGGGCGCAACCTGGGCCTGCGGGCGCGCGAGCGGCTGGCGCTGCAGCTGGGCCTGGGCCTGCTGCTGGGCGGTGCCGCGGCCGCCACGGTGGGCACTGCGCTGCAGCTGCCCGGCGGCGTCGCGATCCCGCTGGGCAGCGCCTACGTGGTGTTCGCCGCGCTGTGGCTTGCGGGCTTCACCAACGCCGTGAACCTCACCGACGGCCTCGACGGGCTGGCGGCCGGGACGGTGGCCGGCGCGATGCTGGCCCAGGGCTTCCTGGCTTATCTCTTCGGCCATCCGGAGATGGCGGTCTTCGCCGGGGCCGTGGCCGGAAGCTGCCTCGGGTTCCTTTGGTTCAACGCCCATCCGGCCGCGGTCTTCATGGGTGACACGGTGTCCCTGGCCCTGGGTGGCGCCCTGGCCGCGGTGGCGATCCTCTCGCGGACCACCTTCTTCCTGCCCATCACCGGCGGGATCTTCGTCCTGGAGGTCGTCTCCGTGATCCTGCAGGTCATCGTCTTTCAGACTACCGGGAAGAGGATCTTCCGGATGAGCCCCCTCCATCACCATTTCGAGCTCGGCGGAATGGGCGAGGAGAAAGTGGTGACCCGCTTCTGGCTGGCGGGGATCGCCTTCGGACTCCTGGCGCTCTTCGGGGCCGGTCCGGCCTTCTGGGGTTAG